The following proteins come from a genomic window of Malus domestica chromosome 02, GDT2T_hap1:
- the LOC103418549 gene encoding uncharacterized protein isoform X1, whose translation MGEPFVACPPPCNVIQIPNPEFIQSQDQEQIPPPPNEDELAIPGRLHWHWFDEEEEHLMGGEDLPGVSYVLEDSYEAQMAAREKTSKIMAQRLARTSPEDKENWDYLVSRVSWKPKHGQWLCLVKELPNCLYCRICCTVGHKTQDCPDNDGSHDPAFVYMICGICSRRGHWGNTCPYQYYVPRNAAVGPGGRLVCRCCEKEGGHSDPDDDEWIGVAFVNDCGTCGAVGKHRSEDCPKKEGTGKIDRKTALRKKKQTSVPRKKKHG comes from the exons ATGGGCGAACCATTCGTCGCATGCCCACCACCATGTAACGTAATCCAGATCCCGAATCCAGAATTCATCCAGAGCCAGGATCAGGAGCAGATCCCGCCTCCACCGAATGAAGACGAGCTGGCGATTCCGGGCAGACTCCATTGGCACTGGTTcgacgaagaagaagagcatCTAATGGGTGGCGAAGATCTGCCCGGGGTGTCTTACGTCCTCGAGGATAGCTATGAAGCCCAAATGGCTG CTAGAGAGAAGACGAGTAAGATAATGGCGCAAAGATTGGCACGAACATCTCCCGAAGATAAAGAAAACTGGGATTATT TGGTCAGTCGAGTCAGTTGGAAGCCAAAACATGGACAATGGCTTTGTCTCGTCAAAGAGCTGCCCAATTGTTTGTATTGTAGAATTTGTTGTACTGTTGGCCACAAGACTCAGGACTGCCCAGATAATGATg GCTCTCATGATCCTGCCTTTGTTTACATGATATGTGGTATTTGTTCAAGACGGGGTCACTGGGGTAACACCTGCCCATACCAGTACTATGTCCCAAGGAACGCAGCAGTTGGCCCTGGCGGTAGACTAGTCTGCAGGTGTTGTGAGAAAGAGGGTGGACACTCGGACCCTGATGACGATGAATGGATCGGAGTTGCTTTTGTGAATGATTGTGGGACTTGTGGTGCTGTTGGCAAGCACCGGTCTGAAGACTGCCCCAAGAAAGAGGGAACAGGGAAAATCGACCGGAAGACTGCCCTGAGAAAGAAGAAACAAACTTCCGTCCCAAGAAAGAAGAAACATGGATAA
- the LOC103418549 gene encoding uncharacterized protein isoform X2, producing the protein MGEPFVACPPPCNVIQIPNPEFIQSQDQEQIPPPPNEDELAIPGRLHWHWFDEEEEHLMGGEDLPGVSYVLEDSYEAQMAAREKTSKIMAQRLARTSPEDKENWDYCSHDPAFVYMICGICSRRGHWGNTCPYQYYVPRNAAVGPGGRLVCRCCEKEGGHSDPDDDEWIGVAFVNDCGTCGAVGKHRSEDCPKKEGTGKIDRKTALRKKKQTSVPRKKKHG; encoded by the exons ATGGGCGAACCATTCGTCGCATGCCCACCACCATGTAACGTAATCCAGATCCCGAATCCAGAATTCATCCAGAGCCAGGATCAGGAGCAGATCCCGCCTCCACCGAATGAAGACGAGCTGGCGATTCCGGGCAGACTCCATTGGCACTGGTTcgacgaagaagaagagcatCTAATGGGTGGCGAAGATCTGCCCGGGGTGTCTTACGTCCTCGAGGATAGCTATGAAGCCCAAATGGCTG CTAGAGAGAAGACGAGTAAGATAATGGCGCAAAGATTGGCACGAACATCTCCCGAAGATAAAGAAAACTGGGATTATT GCTCTCATGATCCTGCCTTTGTTTACATGATATGTGGTATTTGTTCAAGACGGGGTCACTGGGGTAACACCTGCCCATACCAGTACTATGTCCCAAGGAACGCAGCAGTTGGCCCTGGCGGTAGACTAGTCTGCAGGTGTTGTGAGAAAGAGGGTGGACACTCGGACCCTGATGACGATGAATGGATCGGAGTTGCTTTTGTGAATGATTGTGGGACTTGTGGTGCTGTTGGCAAGCACCGGTCTGAAGACTGCCCCAAGAAAGAGGGAACAGGGAAAATCGACCGGAAGACTGCCCTGAGAAAGAAGAAACAAACTTCCGTCCCAAGAAAGAAGAAACATGGATAA